In one Phyllostomus discolor isolate MPI-MPIP mPhyDis1 chromosome 8, mPhyDis1.pri.v3, whole genome shotgun sequence genomic region, the following are encoded:
- the ASPSCR1 gene encoding tether containing UBX domain for GLUT4 isoform X2 produces MAAPAGGGGSAVSVLAPNGRRHTVKVTPSTVLLQVLEDTCRRQDFNPREYDLKFQRSVLDLSLQWRFANLPNNAKLEMVPASRSREGPENTVRIALQLDDGSRLQDTFCSGQTLWELLSHFAETRACLEQPWEASPVCVYMRDEVAGRAALQSTTLQSLGLTGGSAILRFAMRPHDSAARPEPGVSWSRSPASPAAALPAQQVAGSPLLPWDSEGLSQGDVSRQDGAAASGAGPMDSPGPKPADTPAKPTSKEPPPTPFVPFSGWGQRLGGPCGSARCPPSPRLPKSFSSPGGPSKPKKSRPPPEPEPEPPVARDPVVCHPDQEELPLARPAELPDEFFEVTVDDVRRRLAQLKSERKRLEEAPLVTTAFREAQTKEKLERYPKVALRVLFPDRHVLQGFFRPSETVGDLRDFVRSHLGNPELPFHLFITPPKTTLDDHTLTLFQAELFPAALVHFGAEEPAGLYLDPKLLEHTIAPSAADTLVARCMSRAPTPQSPLPALDPAPLEPEAAAQESAVGPPEPSPRPAQPLRRDLGKVPKWLKLPASKR; encoded by the exons ATGGCGGCCCCGGCAGGCGGCGGGGGCTCCGCGGTGTCCGTGCTGGCCCCAAACGGGCGGCGCCACACGGTGAAGGTGACGCCGAGCACCGTGCTCCTGCAG gtTCTGGAGGACACGTGCCGGCGGCAGGACTTCAACCCCAGGGAATACGACCTGAA GTTTCAGAGGAGCGTGCTCGACCTCTCCCTGCAGTGGAGGTTCGCCAACCTGCCCAACAACGCCAAGCTGGAGATGGTGCCCGCGTCCCGCAGCCGCGAGGGGCCCGAGAACACG GTGCGCATCGCTCTGCAGCTGGACGATGGCTCCCGGCTGCAGGACACTTTCTGTTCGGGCCAGACACTCTGGGAGCTTCTCAGCCACTTCGCAGAGACCAG GGCGTGTCTGGAGCAGCCATGGGAGGCCAGCCCGGTCTGCGTGTACATGAGGGACGAG GTGGCTGGCCGAGCTGCCCTGCAGAGCACGACGCTGCAGTCGCTGGGCCTCACCGGGGGCAGCGCCATCCTCAG GTTTGCCATGCGGCCGCACGACTCTGCTGCTAGGCCGGAGCCTGGGGTCTCTTGGAGCAGGAGCCCGGCCAGCCCGGCTGCCGCCCTGCCAGCCCAGCAGGTGGCCGGCAGCCCGCTGCTCCCCTGGGACTCCGAGGGGCTCAGCCAGGGCGACGTGAGCCGGCAGGACGGAGCGGCCGCCTCGGGGGCTGGCCCCATGGACAGCCCGGGCCCGAAGCCCGCAGACACCCCGGCAAAGCCGACCTCCAAGgagcccccgcccacccccttcGTGCCTTTCTCAGGGTGGGGGCAGCGCCTGGGGGGCCCCTGTGGGTCTGCGCGGTGTCCGCCGTCGCCCAGGCTGCCCAAGTCCTTCTCCAGCCCCGGGGGCCCCTCCAAGCCGAAGAAGTCCAGGCCCCCGCCGGAGCCCGAGCCGGAGCC GCCGGTGGCCCGGGACCCCGTGGTGTGCCACCCCGACCAGGAGGAGCTGCCGCTGGCCCGGCCGGCAGAGCTGCCCGACGAGTTCTTCGAGGTGACCGTGGACGACGTGCGCAGACGCCTGGCCCAGCTCAAGAGTGAGCG GAAGCGCCTGGAGGAGGCCCCCTTGGTGACCACGGCCTTCAGGGAGGCCCAAACAAAGGAGAAGCTGGAGCGGTACCCCAAG GTGGCCCTGAGGGTGCTGTTCCCTGACCGCCACGTCCTGCAGGGCTTTTTCCGGCCCAGCGAGACAG tGGGGGACCTGCGGGACTTTGTGAGGAGCCACCTGGGGAACCCCGAGCTGCCCTTCCACCTGT TCATCACGCCTCCCAAAACCACCCTGGACGACCACACGCTGACCCTCTTCCAG GCAGAGCTCTTCCCCGCTGCCCTGGTGCACTTCGGAGCTGAGGAGCCCGCAG GCCTCTACCTGGACCCCAAGCTGCTGGAACACACCATCGCCCCGTCTGCGGCTGACACGCTGGTGGCCAG gtgcatgtccagggcccccaccccccagtccccGCTGCCAGCCCTGGACCCTGCGCCCCTGGAGCCGGAGGCAGCTGCCCAGGAGAGCGCTGTGGGGCCCCccgagcccagccccaggccggcCCAGCCCTTGAGGAGGGACCTGGGCAAGGTGCCCAAGTGGCTGAAGCTGCCAG CCAGCAAGAGGTGA
- the ASPSCR1 gene encoding tether containing UBX domain for GLUT4 isoform X1 — protein sequence MAAPAGGGGSAVSVLAPNGRRHTVKVTPSTVLLQVLEDTCRRQDFNPREYDLKFQRSVLDLSLQWRFANLPNNAKLEMVPASRSREGPENTVRIALQLDDGSRLQDTFCSGQTLWELLSHFAETRACLEQPWEASPVCVYMRDEVAGRAALQSTTLQSLGLTGGSAILRFAMRPHDSAARPEPGVSWSRSPASPAAALPAQQVAGSPLLPWDSEGLSQGDVSRQDGAAASGAGPMDSPGPKPADTPAKPTSKEPPPTPFVPFSGWGQRLGGPCGSARCPPSPRLPKSFSSPGGPSKPKKSRPPPEPEPEPDPEPPVARDPVVCHPDQEELPLARPAELPDEFFEVTVDDVRRRLAQLKSERKRLEEAPLVTTAFREAQTKEKLERYPKVALRVLFPDRHVLQGFFRPSETVGDLRDFVRSHLGNPELPFHLFITPPKTTLDDHTLTLFQAELFPAALVHFGAEEPAGLYLDPKLLEHTIAPSAADTLVARCMSRAPTPQSPLPALDPAPLEPEAAAQESAVGPPEPSPRPAQPLRRDLGKVPKWLKLPASKR from the exons ATGGCGGCCCCGGCAGGCGGCGGGGGCTCCGCGGTGTCCGTGCTGGCCCCAAACGGGCGGCGCCACACGGTGAAGGTGACGCCGAGCACCGTGCTCCTGCAG gtTCTGGAGGACACGTGCCGGCGGCAGGACTTCAACCCCAGGGAATACGACCTGAA GTTTCAGAGGAGCGTGCTCGACCTCTCCCTGCAGTGGAGGTTCGCCAACCTGCCCAACAACGCCAAGCTGGAGATGGTGCCCGCGTCCCGCAGCCGCGAGGGGCCCGAGAACACG GTGCGCATCGCTCTGCAGCTGGACGATGGCTCCCGGCTGCAGGACACTTTCTGTTCGGGCCAGACACTCTGGGAGCTTCTCAGCCACTTCGCAGAGACCAG GGCGTGTCTGGAGCAGCCATGGGAGGCCAGCCCGGTCTGCGTGTACATGAGGGACGAG GTGGCTGGCCGAGCTGCCCTGCAGAGCACGACGCTGCAGTCGCTGGGCCTCACCGGGGGCAGCGCCATCCTCAG GTTTGCCATGCGGCCGCACGACTCTGCTGCTAGGCCGGAGCCTGGGGTCTCTTGGAGCAGGAGCCCGGCCAGCCCGGCTGCCGCCCTGCCAGCCCAGCAGGTGGCCGGCAGCCCGCTGCTCCCCTGGGACTCCGAGGGGCTCAGCCAGGGCGACGTGAGCCGGCAGGACGGAGCGGCCGCCTCGGGGGCTGGCCCCATGGACAGCCCGGGCCCGAAGCCCGCAGACACCCCGGCAAAGCCGACCTCCAAGgagcccccgcccacccccttcGTGCCTTTCTCAGGGTGGGGGCAGCGCCTGGGGGGCCCCTGTGGGTCTGCGCGGTGTCCGCCGTCGCCCAGGCTGCCCAAGTCCTTCTCCAGCCCCGGGGGCCCCTCCAAGCCGAAGAAGTCCAGGCCCCCGCCGGAGCCCGAGCCGGAGCCAGACCCAGAGCCG CCGGTGGCCCGGGACCCCGTGGTGTGCCACCCCGACCAGGAGGAGCTGCCGCTGGCCCGGCCGGCAGAGCTGCCCGACGAGTTCTTCGAGGTGACCGTGGACGACGTGCGCAGACGCCTGGCCCAGCTCAAGAGTGAGCG GAAGCGCCTGGAGGAGGCCCCCTTGGTGACCACGGCCTTCAGGGAGGCCCAAACAAAGGAGAAGCTGGAGCGGTACCCCAAG GTGGCCCTGAGGGTGCTGTTCCCTGACCGCCACGTCCTGCAGGGCTTTTTCCGGCCCAGCGAGACAG tGGGGGACCTGCGGGACTTTGTGAGGAGCCACCTGGGGAACCCCGAGCTGCCCTTCCACCTGT TCATCACGCCTCCCAAAACCACCCTGGACGACCACACGCTGACCCTCTTCCAG GCAGAGCTCTTCCCCGCTGCCCTGGTGCACTTCGGAGCTGAGGAGCCCGCAG GCCTCTACCTGGACCCCAAGCTGCTGGAACACACCATCGCCCCGTCTGCGGCTGACACGCTGGTGGCCAG gtgcatgtccagggcccccaccccccagtccccGCTGCCAGCCCTGGACCCTGCGCCCCTGGAGCCGGAGGCAGCTGCCCAGGAGAGCGCTGTGGGGCCCCccgagcccagccccaggccggcCCAGCCCTTGAGGAGGGACCTGGGCAAGGTGCCCAAGTGGCTGAAGCTGCCAG CCAGCAAGAGGTGA
- the ASPSCR1 gene encoding tether containing UBX domain for GLUT4 isoform X3: MAAPAGGGGSAVSVLAPNGRRHTVKVTPSTVLLQVLEDTCRRQDFNPREYDLKFQRSVLDLSLQWRFANLPNNAKLEMVPASRSREGPENTVRIALQLDDGSRLQDTFCSGQTLWELLSHFAETRACLEQPWEASPVCVYMRDEVAGRAALQSTTLQSLGLTGGSAILRFAMRPHDSAARPEPGVSWSRSPASPAAALPAQQVAGSPLLPWDSEGLSQGDVSRQDGAAASGAGPMDSPGPKPADTPAKPTSKEPPPTPFVPFSGWGQRLGGPCGSARCPPSPRLPKSFSSPGGPSKPKKSRPPPEPEPPVARDPVVCHPDQEELPLARPAELPDEFFEVTVDDVRRRLAQLKSERKRLEEAPLVTTAFREAQTKEKLERYPKVALRVLFPDRHVLQGFFRPSETVGDLRDFVRSHLGNPELPFHLFITPPKTTLDDHTLTLFQAELFPAALVHFGAEEPAGLYLDPKLLEHTIAPSAADTLVARCMSRAPTPQSPLPALDPAPLEPEAAAQESAVGPPEPSPRPAQPLRRDLGKVPKWLKLPASKR; encoded by the exons ATGGCGGCCCCGGCAGGCGGCGGGGGCTCCGCGGTGTCCGTGCTGGCCCCAAACGGGCGGCGCCACACGGTGAAGGTGACGCCGAGCACCGTGCTCCTGCAG gtTCTGGAGGACACGTGCCGGCGGCAGGACTTCAACCCCAGGGAATACGACCTGAA GTTTCAGAGGAGCGTGCTCGACCTCTCCCTGCAGTGGAGGTTCGCCAACCTGCCCAACAACGCCAAGCTGGAGATGGTGCCCGCGTCCCGCAGCCGCGAGGGGCCCGAGAACACG GTGCGCATCGCTCTGCAGCTGGACGATGGCTCCCGGCTGCAGGACACTTTCTGTTCGGGCCAGACACTCTGGGAGCTTCTCAGCCACTTCGCAGAGACCAG GGCGTGTCTGGAGCAGCCATGGGAGGCCAGCCCGGTCTGCGTGTACATGAGGGACGAG GTGGCTGGCCGAGCTGCCCTGCAGAGCACGACGCTGCAGTCGCTGGGCCTCACCGGGGGCAGCGCCATCCTCAG GTTTGCCATGCGGCCGCACGACTCTGCTGCTAGGCCGGAGCCTGGGGTCTCTTGGAGCAGGAGCCCGGCCAGCCCGGCTGCCGCCCTGCCAGCCCAGCAGGTGGCCGGCAGCCCGCTGCTCCCCTGGGACTCCGAGGGGCTCAGCCAGGGCGACGTGAGCCGGCAGGACGGAGCGGCCGCCTCGGGGGCTGGCCCCATGGACAGCCCGGGCCCGAAGCCCGCAGACACCCCGGCAAAGCCGACCTCCAAGgagcccccgcccacccccttcGTGCCTTTCTCAGGGTGGGGGCAGCGCCTGGGGGGCCCCTGTGGGTCTGCGCGGTGTCCGCCGTCGCCCAGGCTGCCCAAGTCCTTCTCCAGCCCCGGGGGCCCCTCCAAGCCGAAGAAGTCCAGGCCCCCGCCGGAGCCCGAGCCG CCGGTGGCCCGGGACCCCGTGGTGTGCCACCCCGACCAGGAGGAGCTGCCGCTGGCCCGGCCGGCAGAGCTGCCCGACGAGTTCTTCGAGGTGACCGTGGACGACGTGCGCAGACGCCTGGCCCAGCTCAAGAGTGAGCG GAAGCGCCTGGAGGAGGCCCCCTTGGTGACCACGGCCTTCAGGGAGGCCCAAACAAAGGAGAAGCTGGAGCGGTACCCCAAG GTGGCCCTGAGGGTGCTGTTCCCTGACCGCCACGTCCTGCAGGGCTTTTTCCGGCCCAGCGAGACAG tGGGGGACCTGCGGGACTTTGTGAGGAGCCACCTGGGGAACCCCGAGCTGCCCTTCCACCTGT TCATCACGCCTCCCAAAACCACCCTGGACGACCACACGCTGACCCTCTTCCAG GCAGAGCTCTTCCCCGCTGCCCTGGTGCACTTCGGAGCTGAGGAGCCCGCAG GCCTCTACCTGGACCCCAAGCTGCTGGAACACACCATCGCCCCGTCTGCGGCTGACACGCTGGTGGCCAG gtgcatgtccagggcccccaccccccagtccccGCTGCCAGCCCTGGACCCTGCGCCCCTGGAGCCGGAGGCAGCTGCCCAGGAGAGCGCTGTGGGGCCCCccgagcccagccccaggccggcCCAGCCCTTGAGGAGGGACCTGGGCAAGGTGCCCAAGTGGCTGAAGCTGCCAG CCAGCAAGAGGTGA
- the CENPX gene encoding centromere protein X isoform X1, whose product MEATGACFRKELVSKLLHLHFKDEKTRVSGDALLLTAELLKVFVVEAAIRSIRQAQAEDLPCVDVDQLEKVLPQLTATRLPVPTVLQARSQQHAVVPHATPPSG is encoded by the exons ATGGAGGCAACTGGTGCCTGTTTCCGCAAG GAGCTGGTGAGCAAGCTGCTGCACCTGCACTTCAAGGACGAGAAGACCAGAG TCAGTGGGGACGCGCTGCTGCTCACGGCGGAGCTGCTGAAGGTCTTCGTCGTGG AGGCGGCCATCCGCAGCATCCGGCAGGCCCAGGCCGAGGACCTGCCCTGCGTGGATGTGGACCAGCTGGAGAAGGTGCTGCCTCAGCTG ACAGCGACGAGGCTGCCGGTCCCCACGGTGCTCCAGGCCCGGTCCCAGCAGCATGCTGTTGTCCCTCACGCCACCCCGCCCAGCGGGTGA
- the CENPX gene encoding centromere protein X isoform X2: protein MEATGACFRKELVSKLLHLHFKDEKTRVSGDALLLTAELLKVFVVEAAIRSIRQAQAEDLPCVDVDQLEKVLPQLLLDF from the exons ATGGAGGCAACTGGTGCCTGTTTCCGCAAG GAGCTGGTGAGCAAGCTGCTGCACCTGCACTTCAAGGACGAGAAGACCAGAG TCAGTGGGGACGCGCTGCTGCTCACGGCGGAGCTGCTGAAGGTCTTCGTCGTGG AGGCGGCCATCCGCAGCATCCGGCAGGCCCAGGCCGAGGACCTGCCCTGCGTGGATGTGGACCAGCTGGAGAAGGTGCTGCCTCAGCTG CTCCTGGACTTCTAG